In the genome of Planctomyces sp. SH-PL62, the window GCGTGAACTCGAAGCTGGGATAGCGACGGACCAGGTCGTGGAACGCGTCGTACGCCCCGAGCTTCCGGCCTTGCAGGCACGTCCGCGAGAGCACGAGCACGGCGCGATCGGAGAACTTCGCCTTCCAACGCTCGAAGTCGGCCATGAGGGCCTCGACGCCGGCGGCGTCCGAGGGGTGGAACAGGTCGATCGAGCCGTCCTGGAAGGTGTCGACGACCTCCTCGGAAGAGGGGCGAAGCAGCTTGGAAATGGTCGAGTACGCGCGATCATGGGCCTCCCGGACGCGCTGGAGCGAGGCTTCCAGGAAGGCCGAATTCGTCCCCGAACCGAGACGGGGCTCGACCGCGAGGCAGCGGGCGTCGATCTCAAGTCGCCGGACGGCCTCGCACATCGAGAAGTAGATTCCGGGCTCGCGGACTCCGATCTGGACGATCTTGCGAGGTCGGATCGCATCGATGGTCCAGAAGATCACGGGGCTGATCTGGGCGTGGTCGCTGGGCTCGAAGGCGTGATCGGGCGCCCAAAACGAGGCGGCCGACAGGTAATGTGCGACATCCATATCCTTCACGCTCCTCGGGTCCCCCCTCGCCATCACGCGCCCCGGAAAAGCCCGATCGCGTCCCGGCGTCCCAACGCCTCGGCGCGATTCGTAGCTTCTCCCGGCGTCGAGCCCCGCGAGATCGGGAACGACCGCTCCTGTGTCATTCCGACTTAAATGACAGCATGGCCAAAGCTTGTCAATCCGAAGCCCGGGGCGTGTGCGGTCGCGACGCGCCTCGGATTCAGTCCTCGCCACGATGGGACCCGTCAGGAGAAGTCCCACCGGACAGGTTTTCGAAGTTGGAGGCGGCGGCCCGACGGATCGAACTCCATTTCGATCTCGACAGGCCCATCCGGACGCTTGTTCCTCGCCGCCGTCCTGGTCATGACAGTCCTCGTTTTCTTCGGCGTGGACGGCCTTCCACTCCAGATTTCTTGAGCTCACGCCCGAAAACCGCCCGACCGCGACGGCCTCCCACGCCCGAGGCGTCGCAGCGACGGTTGACAGCGATCACGAAACGGTTTAGATTCACGCCGCGCGAGTCCAGAAAGACGGCGAAGGGAAGGGTAAGTTAGGTTGCGAGTCAGGGGCGAATCCGCCTCCATTCGGATCGACCTTTCCCCGACCCTCCTCGCGTTCGAGTTCCTCGCGGAAACGTCGAGGCCCAGGAAGGGTCTCGTCGCTCTCGCTCCCGTCGCGAATCGTCGACGATCGGCCCTCCGCTCCGGCCCGATCGAAGCCGAAATCCCGTTTGGCGCAAAGGAATGCCCATGCACGTCTTCACGAGCATCACGGCCAACTACCTGCCGAAGGCCGCATCGCTGGCCCACTCCGTCAAGCGCGTGCATCCCGAGGCGGTTTTCCACGTCGTGCTCTCGGACGACATGCCGGATTGCCCCTCGTCCGTCACGGGGGCTTTCGACTCGATCATCAACATCCGCGACCTCCCGATCGAGAACCTGCCGCGCTTCATCTTCCGCCATCGGATCGTCGAGCTTTGCACCGCCGTCAAGGGGGCCGCGTTCCAGCACATCGCCGACCTCCACGGCGCGGAGCGGATCTACTACTTCGACCCCGACATCATCGTCACGAACCGGCTCGACGACCTGGAGCGGGCGCTCGACTCGTCCAGCGTCCTGCTCACGCCGCACTCGATCGAGCCCGAGTCGAACCCGGAGGCGATGGTCGACAACGAGATCACCTGCCTCCGGCACGGCGTCTACAACCTGGGATTCCTGGCCGTCCGCATGGATCGTAACGGACGCCGCCTCATCGACTGGTGGGCCGACCGGCTCACCCGATGGTGCTACGACGAGGTCCCCAACGGCCTCTTCACCGACCAGCGCTGGATGGACCTCGCCCCGGCGATCTTCGACGGCGTGAAGATCCTCCGCGATCCCCAGTACAACGTCTCGACCTGGAATTTGAGCCATCGTCGCGGCACCGGCGTCGCCCCCTACGACATCCAGATCAACGGCCGCCCCCTCGTCTTCTACCACTTCTCGGGCTTCGACAGCGGCGCCCAGCTCAAGATGCTCGACCGCTACGGCTCGCACAGCCCGGTCCTGTACGATTTCCGCGAATGGTACCTGGCCGAATGCGAGCGCCACGGCCAGTCGACGATCGGCAAGACCCCGTGCCGGTACACGACCTACAAGAGCGGCGAGAAGATCAAGGACGAGCATCGCCTGACGTATCGCCGCCGCGACGACCTGCTCCGGTACTTCGCCGATCCGTTCGACGACTCCGACCCGACGAATTCGTATCTCCACTGGCATCGCACCTACGTCGACGCGCCGGCGCCGCAGCCGACGCCCGCCCCGGAGGCGGAGCCGATCGCCGAGCCCACGGCCGAGCCCCGCCCCGCCGAGGCCACCGCCAGCTTGCGCGGGACCATCCGGGCGCACGCACCAGAACCGGCGCTCAGGGCTTATCGCTCGGTCAAGTCGGCATGGAGACGGATGGCCCGGACCGGTTGAGCGGTCTCGAAGCGCCTCGCCGCCCCTGCACCCCCGATGATCGACTCCAAGGAGGGACGCCCATGTTTTCAAGCGAAGGTCCACGTCGCAAGAACATCGTCTGCGTCGTCGGGACGCGTCCGGAGGCGATCAAGACGGCCCCGATCGTCCGCGCGCTGCGCGAGCAGCCATGGGCGCGCTGCCGGCTCGTCTTCACGGCCCAGCATCGCGACCTGGCGGGGCCGATCTTCGACCTCTTCGGGATCCACCCTGACGTCGACCTGAACGTGATGCGTCCCGGCCAATCGCTCCCGGATCTGAGCAACCGCCTGCTGGTCGCCGTTCACGAGACCCTGCAGCGTGAACGGCCCGACTGCGTGATCGCCCAGGGCGACACGACGACGGTCCTGGCCGCGGCCCTGGCGAGCTACATGATCGGCGCACCGTTCGCGCACGTCGAGGCCGGACTGCGGACGCATCGGCTCGACGCCCCCTTCCCCGAGGAAGCCAACCGGGTCGCCGCCAGCCATCTCGCCTCGATCCATTTCGCACCGACGCCCGACGCCCGCGACAACCTCCTCCGCGAAGGGATCGCTCCCGAGGCGATCCACCTGACGGGGAACACGGGAATCGACGCCCTGCACTTCGCGGCCGAACGCGAGTCCCCCCTCGGCGTTGGGCCTCGTCCCGGCGCGCGGTTCGTCCTCGTCACCGTTCACCGCCGCGAGAACCTCGGCGAGCCCCTGCGGCGGATCTGCGAGGGGGTCCGGCGACTCCACGATCGCCATCCCGATCTGGAGTTCCTCTGGCCGGTCCACCCCAATCCGGGCGTCGAGCCCGTGGTTCGGGGCGAATTCGAGGGCCTCGGGCGCGTCCACCTCGTCCGTCCGCTCGAATACGGGCCGTTCGTGACGGCGATGAAGCGCGCGGCCGTGATCCTCAGCGACAGCGGCGGCGTCCAGGAAGAGGCCACCGAGCTTCGCACGCCGGTCCTGGTGCTGCGGGAGATCAGCGAGCGCGAGGAAGCGGTGCGTTCCGGCGTCGCGCGTCTGGTGGGCCACGACCCGGACGCGATCGAGCGGGAAGGCTCGCGATGCCTGGCCGACGGCCCGGATCCGGTCCGCCCGGCTCTCCTCGGCTCTGCAACGCCGTTCGGGGACGGTCGGGCGGCGGCCCGGATCGCCTCCATCCTGCACCGCAAGCTTCATGTCGAGTCGGAGGCGACCGTCGGGGTCTGACGCCGACGGTCGGTCACGACGGACGGTCGACCCGGGTGGACCTCAGCTCCCCGGAAGGGCCCAGGTGGCGGAGCTTGAGCCAGATCTGCTTGATTTGCTTCTTCCCCTTCACGGCCGCCCCGATCAGCGCGTTGGACTCGAAGCGGTCCAGCCGACGACGGAGCGCGACGTTCTCCAGCCAACGCTTCTCTTCGCGCTCGAGCGAGCGGACGAGCTGCTGCTCCTTGCGCATCGCGGTGTCCTGAAGCTGCGAGACCTGCGTCATCGTCTCATCGAGCCGGCGCCGATCGGAGTCCCAGCCCCCCTGGGAGGTGGCGAGGGCCTGCTGGAACAGCTTGAGGCTCCGCTCCTGCTGATCGAGCGATTCGGCGAGCCGACGCTGCGTCTCCAGCAGGGTCTGCTCGGAATGGGCCAGGATGCCCTGGGTGTGGGCGAGCAACTGCTCGGCCTGGACCCTGCGCTCCTGATTGGAGACCAGTGTCTCCATGACCCGGGCGAGTTGCTTCTCGGTCTGCTCGAGGCAGGACCTGGCGAGCTGGAAGCCCTTCTCGGTCTCGGCGAGGGCCTGCTGCGTCGCGGCGAGCTCGCGCTGGACGAGCGAGTTCTTCAGCTCGAAGTCTCGGGATTGGGCCCCGGTCTCGTTGCACTGGAATTCGACCTGGCGAAGACCTACGAGCGTCTTGCCGAGTTCGTTCCGGGTCGTCGCCAGCTGCCCCTGAGTCATCGCCTCGTATCGGCGGGCGTCCTCGGCGAGCCGTTCGGCGTTCGTCTCGGGATCGAAGTCGGCCCAGGCGTTCGCCCCCAGCTCGTTCAGGATGCGCTGCGACGGGTGTGCCACGGCGGCCGGCAGGTGGTGCACGCACGACGGGTCGTACACCCGCCGGACCGTCTCGTCGCTCCAGGGGAGGCCGCAGGCTTCGGCGAGGTTCTTGGTGTCGTCCCAGAACCTCGAAGTCCCGAATCGGACGACGTGGGCGTCACCTTCCCACTCTTCGGCCGCCGCCTTCATCCTCGCCAGATGGACGCCGACGACGTCGATGGCGCTCCAGTACGGCATGTTCCCCTTGCTCCGCGTGCAGAGACTCATGGCGATCTCGTGCGGGGAGCGGAGCAGCGAGGCCGACACCACGTCGACGCCCTCGATGCGGTCGAAGACCTTCTTCCAGAAGGGCCAGACCAGGACCGTGCGCGGGTCCTTGAAACCCGAGACCGGCCCGCTCTCGATCAGGACGCGGGTGATCCGCTCCCCCTCCTCGAGCCACTCCTCGGGCAGAGTCCGCTCGTCGGGCCAGGCGGCCTGGGTCTGCAGGAAACGGGCGAGGACCGCCGGATCTTCGGGGAGGTCGTCGGCGAAGCCGAAGGCCCATTCCTGGATCCGACGGTTCAAGGAGTGGAACGGGATGGCTTCGAAGTGGCCGTAAGGGTTGCTCGGCGCCGCCGCGATGAGTTCGAACGGGCCGAGCGACATGCCGAGCTGTTGCAGGATGTTCGCCGTCAGGCTCGAGCCGCTCCGATGCATGCACATGAGGACGACGAGCTTGCGATTCGGTCCATCCATGACGTCCACCTCGAACCATCCGTGATTGATGACGGTCCCGCCGCTTCGCCGAGCGGCGGGCTTCTTCCCTCTCTTCGGCCGATCGGCCGCCGAGGCATCACGAACTTTACCGATTATGCCGGATGCCGCGACCCCATTCTCAACGCGCGTCCACCTTGGGGAACAGCGGCGCGGGCTTGCCGTCGACCACCGGGGCCGTCACCCGGAGATGCGTCTCGGAAGAGACCGGCGAGGCGGCCGAGGCGTAGGAGACGGCCTCCCAGGGTTGGTGCGACTCGAAGTCGAACGCCCGGTAGAAGGTCTCGGCGGTCTGCGGGAGGAACGGCTTGATGAGAACGGCGGTCGCTCGCATCCAGTCGGCCAGGTTCGCCAGGACGACCCGAGTCGCTTCCTTGTCAACCTTGGCGAGCTTGAACGGCTGCGTCACCTGGATGTACTTGTTTGCGGCG includes:
- a CDS encoding glycosyl transferase, which produces MHVFTSITANYLPKAASLAHSVKRVHPEAVFHVVLSDDMPDCPSSVTGAFDSIINIRDLPIENLPRFIFRHRIVELCTAVKGAAFQHIADLHGAERIYYFDPDIIVTNRLDDLERALDSSSVLLTPHSIEPESNPEAMVDNEITCLRHGVYNLGFLAVRMDRNGRRLIDWWADRLTRWCYDEVPNGLFTDQRWMDLAPAIFDGVKILRDPQYNVSTWNLSHRRGTGVAPYDIQINGRPLVFYHFSGFDSGAQLKMLDRYGSHSPVLYDFREWYLAECERHGQSTIGKTPCRYTTYKSGEKIKDEHRLTYRRRDDLLRYFADPFDDSDPTNSYLHWHRTYVDAPAPQPTPAPEAEPIAEPTAEPRPAEATASLRGTIRAHAPEPALRAYRSVKSAWRRMARTG
- the wecB gene encoding non-hydrolyzing UDP-N-acetylglucosamine 2-epimerase; amino-acid sequence: MFSSEGPRRKNIVCVVGTRPEAIKTAPIVRALREQPWARCRLVFTAQHRDLAGPIFDLFGIHPDVDLNVMRPGQSLPDLSNRLLVAVHETLQRERPDCVIAQGDTTTVLAAALASYMIGAPFAHVEAGLRTHRLDAPFPEEANRVAASHLASIHFAPTPDARDNLLREGIAPEAIHLTGNTGIDALHFAAERESPLGVGPRPGARFVLVTVHRRENLGEPLRRICEGVRRLHDRHPDLEFLWPVHPNPGVEPVVRGEFEGLGRVHLVRPLEYGPFVTAMKRAAVILSDSGGVQEEATELRTPVLVLREISEREEAVRSGVARLVGHDPDAIEREGSRCLADGPDPVRPALLGSATPFGDGRAAARIASILHRKLHVESEATVGV